A region of Tigriopus californicus strain San Diego chromosome 7, Tcal_SD_v2.1, whole genome shotgun sequence DNA encodes the following proteins:
- the LOC131883598 gene encoding uncharacterized protein LOC131883598: MKLSSSLQKLIKYSRAHINMKAFVAIISVLALATADQSSHQTIKHGNAPAVHSSIHKPHGRAHARVVSQPSAQPNEVNQAYNEEKYTAAAHAPSHEVRTPTYHTPVYHTAPAYKPAPYHPAPAYKPAPYRPAPAYKPAPYHPAPSYKPAPHHPAPAHGHGDEYETAPVYQYGYAVADDXXXQNENRDNYATNGEYRVALPDGRTQIVSYSVADAYSGYVADVRYEGEAKYEPYHPSPKPAYHPAPTYA, translated from the exons ATGAAACTCAGTAGCAGTCTTCAGAAACTTATCAAGTATTCTCGAGCACACATCAACATGAAG GCTTTTGTTGCAATCATCTCCGTTTTGGCTTTGGCCACCGCTGACCAATCCagccatcaaaccatcaaacatGGCAATGCCCCAGCTGTCCACTCCTCCATCCACAAGCCCCATGGTCGTGCTCATGCCCGTGTGGTGAGCCAACCCTCCGCTCAACCCAATGAGGTCAACCAGGCCTACAACGAGGAGAAGTACACCGCTGCTGCCCATGCTCCCAGCCATGAGGTCCGCACTCCCACTTACCACACCCCTGTCTACCACACAGCCCCCGCTTACAAGCCAGCTCCCTATCACCCTGCTCCCGCTTACAAGCCCGCCCCCTATCGCCCTGCTCCCGCCTACAAGCCCGCTCCTTACCACCCTGCCCCCTcttacaagcccgcccctCACCACCCCGCTCCCGCTCATGGTCATGGTGATGAGTATGAAACCGCCCCCGTCTACCAATACGGTTATGCCGTGGCTGATGACTANNNNNNCCAAAACGAGAACCGTGACAACTATGCCACCAACGGCGAGTACCGTGTTGCCCTTCCCGATGGTCGCACCCAAATCGTGAGCTACAGTGTTGCCGATGCCTACTCCGGTTATGTGGCTGATGTCAGATACGAGGGAGAGGCCAAGTACGAGCCTTACCATCCATCCCCCAAGCCCGCTTACCACCCTGCTCCCACTTACGCCTAA